In Gossypium hirsutum isolate 1008001.06 chromosome D06, Gossypium_hirsutum_v2.1, whole genome shotgun sequence, one genomic interval encodes:
- the LOC107910067 gene encoding serine/threonine/tyrosine-protein kinase HT1 isoform X1: protein MGTSCFHAFRLRKSRSKHLQLPSSSRSRLSDMENMEKKRFDSLESWSMILDSENVETWEVSKEDQEEWTADLSQLFIGNKFASGAHSRIYRGIYKQRAVAVKMVRIPNQKEETRSTLEQQFKSEVALLSRLFHPNIVQFIAACKKPPVYCIITEYMSQGTLRMYLNKKEPYSLSTETILRLALDISRGMEYLHSQGVIHRDLKSNNLLLNDEMRVKVADFGTSCLEMQCRETKGNMGTYRWMAPEMIKEKPYTRKVDVYSFGIVLWELTTALLPFQGKTPVQAAFAVAEKNPTAFTENLCYSQRIYNIELLNETYAYAMHISMPILQCLYDIYVNNERPPLPESCQPALAHLIKRCWAANPAKRPDFSDIVSALEKYDECVKEGLPLTSHSGLVNRNVLQRLKGCVSMSSSIPVHA, encoded by the exons ATGGGAACCTCATGTTTCCATGCATTTCGCCTTCGAAAATCAAGGAGCAAACATTTACAACTCCCTTCTTCATCAAGGTCACGTTTGAGTGATATggagaatatggaaaagaagagaTTTGACAGCTTGGAGTCCTGGTCCATGATTTTAGACTCTGAGAACGTGGAGACATGGGAGGTTTCAAAGGAGGATCAAGAAGAGTGGACTGCTGACCTTTCTCAGTTGTTTATAGGTAACAAATTTGCCTCTGGAGCTCACAGTAGGATTTATCGTGGGATTTACAAGCAGAGAGCTGTTGCTGTTAAAATGGTGAGGATCCCTAACCAAAAGGAGGAGACTAGGTCCACACTTGAGCAACAGTTCAAGTCTGAAGTTGCTTTGCTCTCACGCCTTTTTCACCCAAATATTGTTCAG TTTATTGCTGCTTGTAAGAAGCCACCTGTCTACTGTATCATCACAGAATACATGTCACAAGGGACTCTGAGGATGTACTTGAACAAGAAAGAGCCGTACTCGCTATCAACCGAGACGATACTGAGGTTAGCACTCGACATATCCCGTGGAATGGAGTATCTTCATTCACAAGGTGTGATACACAGAGACCTCAAGTCAAATAATCTGCTTCTAAATGATGAAATGCGGGTTAAGGTGGCAGATTTCGGTACGTCATGTCTGGAAATGCAGTGCCGAGAAACTAAAGGAAACATGGGAACTTACCGCTGGATGGCTCCGGAGATGATTAAAGAGAAACCTTATACTAGGAAAGTCGATGTGTACAGCTTTGGGATTGTATTATGGGAGCTTACAACAGCTTTGCTTCCTTTCCAAGGAAAGACCCCTGTGCAGGCTGCATTTGCTGTGGCTGAGAAG AATCCGACAGCTTTCACTGAGAACCTATGTTACTCCCAACGTATCTACAATATCGAACTCCTCAATGAAACATATGCATATGCTATGCACATATCAATGCCTATTCTGCAGTGCCTGTATGACATATATGTAAAT AACGAACGACCTCCACTACCGGAGAGTTGTCAGCCAGCACTGGCGCACCTCATAAAGCGCTGCTGGGCAGCAAACCCTGCAAAGCGGCCGGACTTCAGCGACATTGTTTCCGCCTTGGAAAAATATGACGAATGTGTTAAGGAAGGCCTTCCATTAACTTCCCACTCCGGACTTGTCAACCGAAATGTCCTCCAACGGTTAAAGGGATGTGTATCTATGAGCTCATCTATACCTGTACATGCCTGA
- the LOC107910067 gene encoding serine/threonine/tyrosine-protein kinase HT1 isoform X2, whose product MGTSCFHAFRLRKSRSKHLQLPSSSRSRLSDMENMEKKRFDSLESWSMILDSENVETWEVSKEDQEEWTADLSQLFIGNKFASGAHSRIYRGIYKQRAVAVKMVRIPNQKEETRSTLEQQFKSEVALLSRLFHPNIVQFIAACKKPPVYCIITEYMSQGTLRMYLNKKEPYSLSTETILRLALDISRGMEYLHSQGVIHRDLKSNNLLLNDEMRVKVADFGTSCLEMQCRETKGNMGTYRWMAPEMIKEKPYTRKVDVYSFGIVLWELTTALLPFQGKTPVQAAFAVAEKNERPPLPESCQPALAHLIKRCWAANPAKRPDFSDIVSALEKYDECVKEGLPLTSHSGLVNRNVLQRLKGCVSMSSSIPVHA is encoded by the exons ATGGGAACCTCATGTTTCCATGCATTTCGCCTTCGAAAATCAAGGAGCAAACATTTACAACTCCCTTCTTCATCAAGGTCACGTTTGAGTGATATggagaatatggaaaagaagagaTTTGACAGCTTGGAGTCCTGGTCCATGATTTTAGACTCTGAGAACGTGGAGACATGGGAGGTTTCAAAGGAGGATCAAGAAGAGTGGACTGCTGACCTTTCTCAGTTGTTTATAGGTAACAAATTTGCCTCTGGAGCTCACAGTAGGATTTATCGTGGGATTTACAAGCAGAGAGCTGTTGCTGTTAAAATGGTGAGGATCCCTAACCAAAAGGAGGAGACTAGGTCCACACTTGAGCAACAGTTCAAGTCTGAAGTTGCTTTGCTCTCACGCCTTTTTCACCCAAATATTGTTCAG TTTATTGCTGCTTGTAAGAAGCCACCTGTCTACTGTATCATCACAGAATACATGTCACAAGGGACTCTGAGGATGTACTTGAACAAGAAAGAGCCGTACTCGCTATCAACCGAGACGATACTGAGGTTAGCACTCGACATATCCCGTGGAATGGAGTATCTTCATTCACAAGGTGTGATACACAGAGACCTCAAGTCAAATAATCTGCTTCTAAATGATGAAATGCGGGTTAAGGTGGCAGATTTCGGTACGTCATGTCTGGAAATGCAGTGCCGAGAAACTAAAGGAAACATGGGAACTTACCGCTGGATGGCTCCGGAGATGATTAAAGAGAAACCTTATACTAGGAAAGTCGATGTGTACAGCTTTGGGATTGTATTATGGGAGCTTACAACAGCTTTGCTTCCTTTCCAAGGAAAGACCCCTGTGCAGGCTGCATTTGCTGTGGCTGAGAAG AACGAACGACCTCCACTACCGGAGAGTTGTCAGCCAGCACTGGCGCACCTCATAAAGCGCTGCTGGGCAGCAAACCCTGCAAAGCGGCCGGACTTCAGCGACATTGTTTCCGCCTTGGAAAAATATGACGAATGTGTTAAGGAAGGCCTTCCATTAACTTCCCACTCCGGACTTGTCAACCGAAATGTCCTCCAACGGTTAAAGGGATGTGTATCTATGAGCTCATCTATACCTGTACATGCCTGA